The following coding sequences lie in one Niabella agricola genomic window:
- a CDS encoding alpha-galactosidase, translated as MKKIGLLIIGLVVLSHLSGTIAAQIIIPVETRNVAVVLQTDKNNHLKIIHTGKKLQEPEEYAMLDRMYHLTGDGGSSNNSAFAVAGIDNNFSEPAIAVVHADGNHSLDLRYENKTIANEDGAILTKITLKDAVYPFYVDLFFKAWKEEDVIEQWSTIRHSEKGIVTLNKYASANLYFYNKDYYLTSYNGNWAKEMQPEHTQLRQGMHTIQSRLGTRENLIGSPNFMLALDAPATETSGTVMLGQIAWNGNYSIQFETDINKKMHLVAGINPYQSAYSLKPGTTFETPRFTYTLSFAGTGTGSRNLQTWLRNHQLLDGNGQRLTLLNNWEATYFDFDQEKLVGLFKGARDLGVDLFLLDDGWFGNKYPRNGDKAGLGDWQENKKKLPDGLPYLVNEAGKQGVKFGIWIEPEMINPKSELYEKHLDWVLREPQRPEIYYRNQLVLDLTNPQVQDFVFGVVDGLFQKNPDLAFIKWDCNAPIFNGHSQYLEKNKIPQSHLYVEYTRGLEKVLQRIRAKYPKVPMMLCSGGGGRSDYNSLKYFTEFWLSDDTDPLERVFIQWNYSYYYPAIAMCNHVTDWGKQPLKYRVDVASMGKLGFDIRANELKPEDRSFCQQAVNNYNGFKDIVWHGDLFRLVNPYENDLASLIFVNKDRSKAVMFNYLTNSRYISEAAVNPIRLQGLDAAKKYRIRELNLYNNQKPGIDESKTYSGDFLMTIGLNPNVTLSRTSVVLSIEAL; from the coding sequence ATGAAAAAAATTGGCTTATTAATCATCGGTCTTGTTGTCCTCAGCCACCTATCGGGAACCATCGCCGCACAGATCATCATTCCTGTTGAAACCAGGAATGTAGCCGTGGTACTGCAAACGGATAAAAACAATCATCTAAAGATTATTCATACCGGGAAAAAATTACAGGAGCCCGAAGAATATGCGATGTTAGACCGGATGTACCATCTTACCGGCGATGGCGGCAGCTCCAACAACAGCGCTTTTGCAGTGGCAGGGATCGATAATAATTTTTCCGAACCGGCTATTGCGGTGGTGCACGCAGACGGCAATCATTCGCTCGATCTCCGTTATGAGAACAAAACCATCGCCAATGAAGACGGTGCCATCCTTACAAAAATCACTTTAAAGGATGCGGTATACCCTTTTTATGTAGACCTTTTCTTCAAAGCCTGGAAGGAAGAAGATGTTATTGAGCAATGGAGCACGATCCGGCATTCAGAAAAAGGAATTGTAACCCTCAACAAATATGCCTCGGCCAATCTTTATTTTTATAATAAGGATTATTATCTTACCAGCTATAATGGCAACTGGGCAAAAGAAATGCAGCCGGAGCATACACAACTCAGGCAGGGCATGCATACCATTCAGTCGCGACTGGGCACCCGCGAGAACCTCATCGGCTCACCCAATTTTATGCTGGCACTGGACGCACCAGCTACAGAAACCAGCGGTACAGTAATGCTCGGACAGATCGCCTGGAACGGAAATTATTCCATCCAATTTGAAACGGATATCAATAAAAAAATGCACCTGGTAGCAGGTATCAACCCCTACCAGTCTGCCTATAGCCTTAAACCGGGAACCACATTTGAAACCCCTCGGTTTACCTATACCCTGTCGTTTGCCGGAACTGGTACCGGCAGCCGCAATCTGCAAACCTGGCTGCGCAACCACCAGCTGCTGGATGGCAACGGCCAGCGGCTTACCCTGCTGAACAACTGGGAGGCCACTTATTTTGACTTTGACCAGGAAAAGCTGGTAGGTCTTTTTAAGGGAGCCAGGGACCTGGGCGTAGACCTGTTCCTGCTGGACGATGGCTGGTTTGGTAATAAATATCCCAGGAATGGAGATAAGGCAGGACTGGGCGACTGGCAGGAGAATAAAAAAAAGCTTCCGGATGGCCTTCCTTACCTGGTTAACGAAGCTGGCAAACAGGGCGTCAAATTTGGTATCTGGATAGAACCGGAAATGATAAATCCTAAAAGTGAATTGTATGAAAAGCATCTTGATTGGGTACTGCGGGAGCCGCAGCGCCCGGAGATCTATTACCGCAATCAGCTGGTACTGGACCTTACCAATCCCCAGGTGCAGGACTTTGTGTTTGGGGTGGTAGATGGCTTATTTCAAAAGAACCCTGACCTGGCCTTTATCAAGTGGGATTGCAATGCTCCGATTTTTAACGGGCACTCTCAATACCTGGAGAAAAATAAGATCCCGCAATCCCATTTATACGTGGAGTATACACGGGGGCTGGAAAAAGTATTACAGCGTATCCGCGCTAAATATCCCAAAGTGCCCATGATGCTTTGCTCCGGTGGCGGAGGCCGCTCGGACTACAATTCCCTGAAATATTTTACCGAGTTCTGGCTGAGCGATGATACCGATCCGCTGGAGCGTGTATTCATTCAATGGAATTACTCCTATTATTACCCGGCTATTGCCATGTGTAACCATGTAACCGATTGGGGCAAACAGCCGCTAAAATACCGGGTAGATGTGGCTTCGATGGGCAAGCTTGGATTTGATATCCGCGCCAACGAGCTCAAACCGGAGGACCGATCTTTCTGTCAGCAAGCGGTTAACAATTACAATGGCTTTAAAGACATTGTATGGCATGGTGATCTGTTCCGGCTGGTAAATCCCTACGAAAACGATCTGGCGTCGCTTATATTCGTTAATAAAGACCGGAGCAAGGCCGTTATGTTCAACTATCTTACCAATTCGAGATATATCAGCGAAGCTGCTGTAAACCCCATTCGCCTGCAGGGCCTTGATGCCGCAAAAAAATACCGGATCAGGGAACTCAATCTCTACAACAATCAAAAG